Sequence from the Pan paniscus chromosome 12, NHGRI_mPanPan1-v2.0_pri, whole genome shotgun sequence genome:
agccaccaacgCCTGGCTGCATCTACaactcttttgtttttgagacagagtctcactctgtcacccagactggagtgcagtggcgtgaccttggctcactgcagcctccgcctcccgggttccagtgattctcctgcttcagcctcctgggtggctgggattacaggcatgtgccaccacgcctggctgatttttgtattttcagtagagatggggctttgccatgtcagccaggctgtcCTCAAAACTCCTGATCCGCCCCCTCggcttcccaacgtgctgggattacaggcatgagccactgtgcccggcctgcaacTCTTAATTCACCTATTTGTGGAACTTCTCTCCCTCTTGGGTCCTTTTTCTTTTGAACTACACAGGTGTTCtaccttcattctttttcttctctatttttttctgggGCATCTCATCCTCTTTCACAACTTGAATTACACCTTCTGGGGTTAAactatttctgtttggttctaatCCCAACTTCTATGATATAGTCAGGTTACCTGCTACCAATTTCCTCCAAATCCCACCGACTCTCTTTGTATAAAATAGAATTGATAATcttacatacacatatacttgCCTCTCTTCCCTGACTTacccattcctttttaaaaaacaggcacTTCATCTACTCAGCTACCTGGGCTGGAAACCACAGTGTTCTCtagttctgttcctttccattctctgCATATCTGGTCACTCAGTTCAGaatattctgtctttttaaaaagtgcctgaaagttgggcaaggtggctcatacttgtagtcccacctactcagaaggctgagacaggaggatcctttgagcctaagagttcaaggctagagtgagctgtggttgcaccactgcactctagcctggtgacagagcaagacactgtctcaaaaacaaaacaaaacttctgaAGTGATCTCTCCATTCCCATTCACTCTATTCATCATTATTGCATTCTGCTACCCAGtctatttcctaaatatttttgctGCCACTTAATTTTATCCTTCCAAAACATGCGATGGGTTTTATCTCTCACTACTCCCTGTTTAAGAAAACAGtgccagccgggcatggtgcctcatgcctgtaatcccagcactttgggatttggccaaggtgggtggatcatgaggtcaggagttcgagaccagcccaaccaacatggtgaaacctcatctcttaaaaatacaaaaattagccgggcgtggtggcagttgcctgtaatcccagctactcaggaggctgaggcaggagaattgcttgaacccaagaggtggaggttacagtaagccgatactgcaccactgcactccagcctgggtgacagagcaagactccgtctcaaaaaaagaaaaaacattgccTAAACTGTTTTTCATACTTCCTCAACACTCATTAGTGTGGACTATGCAATCAATTTAGGGAGTTAaaccattcttcttttttttttttagatagggtttcgctcttgttgcccaggctggagtgcaatggcacaatctcagctcattgcaacctccgcatcccgggttcaagcaattctcctgcctcaacctcacaagtagctgggataacaggcatgcaccaccatgcctaattttgtacttttagtagagggggtttctccatgttggtcaggctggtctcgaactcctggcctcaggtgatctgcccacctcggcctcccaaagtgctggtattacaggcatgagccaccgcacccagcctaaaccattcttaaaaaaaataaataaataaaatttaaaaagtaggccgggtggagtggctcatgcctgtaatcccagcactttgggaggctttggcgggcagatcacttgaggttgggagttagagaccagccaggccaatatgatgaaatgctgtctctactaaaaaaaaaaaaaaaaaaaaatagctgggtgtggtggcaggcacctgtaatcccagctactcagaaggctgagacaggagaatcacttgaacccaggaggtggaggctgcgctgagtggagatcacgccactgcactccagctcggttgatggagtgagactctgtctcaaaaaaaaaaaaaaaaaaaagtagaatagaataaaaattatcaGACTGAGGCtgagttcagtggctcatgcctgtaatcccatcactttgagaggccgacgtgggtggaatcacctgaggtcaggagttcaagaccaacctgaccaacacggtgaaaccccatctctactaaaaatacaaaaaattagccgggtgtggtggcgggcacctgtaatcccagccacttgggaggctgaggcaggagaattgcttgaacccgggaagtggaggttgcagtaagccgatagcaccattgcactctagcctggttgacaagagcaaggctccatctcaaaaaaaaaaaaaaaaaaaaaaaaaaaaaaaaaaaatcagactgcATGGCACTTAGAATAGGAAGTTTAAAGAGATTAAGTcatgctttgtcacccaggctggagtgcagtggcacaatcgtagctcactgcaccctccatctcctgggctcaagcagtcctcccgcctcagcctcccaagcagctggaattacaggtgtgagccaccatgcctggcctaattttttttttttttttgagatggagtcttgctctgttgcccaggctggagtgcggtggagcacgatcttagctcactgcaatctctgtctcctgggttcaagcgatttccagctaatttttgtattttcagtagagacagagtttcaccatgttggccaggctggtcaggaactcctgacctcaagtaatccaccctccttggcctcccaaagtgctaggattacaagagtaagccaccgtgcccagccctaattttttttttttttttttgagacggagtcttgctctgtcgccgatggtgccatctcagctcactgcaacctctgcctcccaggttcaagtgattatcctgcctcagcctcctaagtagcagggattacaggcgcgtgccaccatgcccagctaatttttgtgtttttagtagaggtggggtttcaccatgttggccaggctggtcttgaactcctaacctcaggtgatccacccacctcagccttccaaggtgctgggattacaggcgtgagccaccacacccggccaaccctaatttttaaatttttgtagatggGGGGGGGTCTCctcatcttgtccaggctggtctagaactcctgaactcaagtgattctcctgccttggcctcctaaagtgctgtgattacagacgtgagccaccacacccagctaaaagtATTCTTTTAGGTAACTTGTTTTAAAtaagttgtgtgtgtatgtgtatctgcACATACTGGGTTGCACTATGGAATTATTTCTTATTGTGAGTTGTAGGAAAATGGTTGAAAGCCACTGTTTTAGACACCTTCACAATGCTCAGCTAGGTAACAAAAGATCTGTAGACAGTGGCCTGCTGTGTACTTTGCCAGATACATTTCCCACGACCCTCCTACAGCAGCATTACTATACCTTTTCCCTGTCTAAAAGGGTGCTATCTTCAAAGGACCGTTTTTCCCCTCcccctttaaaaaagaaagctagGAGGAGGCAGTATAGTGTTGTAATGAGCCAGATTGCTTGGGGTTGAGATCCTAGCTTTGTTCTTATGTAGCTGTATGACTTtagacaaattatttaatctatCAGTGcttatttcatttgtaaaatgaaaataatagtactTTTCTCATAGGACTGTTAAggagattaaatgaattaatatctgTAAAGTACCTAAAACATTGCTGGGAGTGTAGTAACTGCTGTTATCTAAGAggccttatttattcttttttttttttttttttttttttttttgagacaagagtttcgctcttgttgcccaggctggagtgcaatggcacaatctcagctcactgcaacctctgcctcccgggttcaagtgattctcctgcctcagtgtcacgagtagctgggattacaggcgtgcaccaccatgcccagataattttgtattttttagtagagacggggtttctccatgttggtcaggctggtctcgaactcccaacctcaggtgatctgcccgcctttgcctcccatagtgctgggactacaggcttgagccactgcgcctgccctAAGAGGCCTTATTCTAAAGTCAAAAGAACAACCTGGATTTGAGTTCCCCGGCTCCATAATTAACTGGCTGTTATTTTGGGTCAGTCTTAACTActcccctcatctgtaaaaatgggggtggtctggccaggcgcggtggctcacgcctgtaatcccagcactttgggaggccgaggtgggtggatcacctgaggtcaggagttcgagaccagcctggcaaacctggtgaaactccatctctactaaaaatacaaaaattagctgggcgtggtggtgggcacctgtaatcccagctactcgtgaggctgaggcaggagaatcacttgaaccctggaggcagaggttgcagtgagccgagatcttgccattgcactccagcctggtgacagagcgagactccgtctcaaaaaaaaaaaaaaaaaaaaaaaaaaaaaaagggtatggTTCAACATGCATTGAGTGCTGGCATTGTGCTTCTAGACTGTGAACTTGAGGTTGGGGCCATTTTCTCTGAGTCCCCAGCACCTTGCATAATGCGATATAGGGTgtacaataaacatttgttgaatttataaatatttagcaTCTGCCTTATGCCTATAATTGATTAGTACTGtgatacaaagatgaaaaatgaaacagGTATGTAATAAGTGCTACAATAAGGATGTCGACAAATTCAACGGTagcaagaaagacaaaaacaggaCTAACCATTGGGTTTGGTCAGATGATTTCATAAGCAAAAAGTCTACCACTAGTGGAGAGTGGGGCCACAAGTCAGATTATAGTGAAATATAAGTGGTCGTGTTGCATAAAgcatcagtctctctctctctctctctctccctccgtccctccctccctccctccatctctctctctctctttctttctttttttttgaaacagtttcactcttgttgcccaagctggagtgcaatggcgcaatatcggctcactgcaacctccgcctcccaggttcaagcaattctcctgcctcagcctcccgaatagctgggattacaggcaccaccacacccggctaatttttgtatttttagtagagatggggtttcaccaagttgaccaggctggtctccaactcctcatGTCTgatgatacacctgcctcggcctcccaaagtgctgggattacagatgtgcgcctcGGTGCCTGGCcacatcagtctttttttttttttttttttgagacgaagtctcgctctgtcgcccaggctggagtgcagtggcacaatctcggctcacagcaacctccgcctcccgggttcaaacgattctcatgcctcagcccaaCGCTAGATTGGTTTTTCCGAGCCTGTGAACTCCATGGGGTCGCCAGATAAGCGCAATCCCGGTGGACCAACGCCCAGGACACACGCTACGTACCAACCCTGTGTCAAGCCGCAGGCAGCGGTTCCGGACTCTGGGACTTAACCTAACGTGGCGGGGCGGGACTTCCGGCGGGAGGCGGAAGCGGAGGCGCAGGCGCTGGCTGGCAGGTGTCGCTAACTGGACGGTGGTCGCCAGGGCGAGAGGCGGGAGCCGGAGAGGTGAGGCAGGACCCGGGCTCCACTGCCGCCTCTCCGAGCTCTTGTGACGCGGACCTCAGTGCCAGGATGGCTCGGGGCGAGCGGCGGCGCCGCGCAGTGCCGGCAGAGGGAGTGCGGACAGCCGAGAGGGCGGCTCGGGGAGGCCCCGGGCGACGGGACGGCCGGGGCGGCGGGCCGCGTAGCACGGCTGGAGGAGTGGCTCTGGCCGTCGTGGTCCTGTCTTTGGCCCTGGGTATGTCGGGGCGCTGGGTGCTGGCGTGGTACCGTGCGCGGCGGGCGGTCACGCTGCACTCCGCGCCTCCTGTGTTGCCTGCCGACTCCTCCAGCCCCGCCGTGGCCCCGGACCTCTTCTGGGGAACCTACCGCCCTCACGTCTACTTCGGCATGAAGACCCGCAGCCCGAAGCCCCTCCTCACCGGTAACCGGGCCCCAGGGCGGGCAGGCAGGCGGACTCCTAATCTGGGCGCCCCAGCTTGAAGCCAGAGCAAGGGTGGGAAGGAATGGATCAGGAGAGTTATGAAGAGGGATGACCCGGAGACCCGGAGGGACAGGTCCCCTGCTCTTTGACTTACGTGGCCATTCTACCCCCAGGACTGATGTGGGCGCAGCAGGGCACCACCCCGGggactcctaagctcaggcacaCGTGTGAGCAGGGGGACGGTGTGGGTCCCTATGGCTGGGAGTTCCACGACGGCCTCTCCTTCGGGCGCCAACACATCCAGGATGGGGCCTTAAGGCTCACCACTGAGTTCGTCAAGAGGCCTGGGGGTCAGCACGGAGGGGACTGGAGCTGGAGAGTGACTGTAGAGCCTCAGGTCAGGGCCTCAGGACACCCTTTTCTCAGCCCAGACCCCCTCCATCCTTCCCTTGCTGCCAGCAAATGCAGCATGAAGTGGGCTCTGGCTGCCTGGCTTAAATCCTGCCTTAAACAACTGCCTGTATAACCATTTCTATTTACCATCTCTAAGCCTTGATTTCCTTGCTTGTAAAATGTACAATGTAGATAATAATAGCACTTAACTCACAGgactgtaagaattaaatgaaaaagaggctgggcgcggtggctcacgcctgtaatcccagtactttgggaggccgaggctggcggatcacctgaggtcaggagttccagaccagcctgaccaaaatggagaaacaccgtctctactgaaaatataaagttagccgggcgtggtggcgcatgcctgtgatccaagctacttgggaggctgaggcaggagaattgcttgaaccagggaggtggaggttgcgctgagccgagatcgtgccattgcactccagcctgggcaacaagagcgaaactccatctcaagaaaaaaaaaaaaaaaaaagccgggcgcggtggctcacgcctgtaatcccagcactttgggaggctgaggcgggcggatcatgaggtcaggagatggagaccatcctggctaagacggtgaaacccggtctctactaaaaatacaaaaaattagctgggcgtggtggcgggcgcctatagtcgcagctactcgggaggctgaggcaggagaatggcgtgaacccaggaggcggagcttgcagtgagctgagatcgcgccactgcactccagcctgggcgacagagcagattccgtctcaaaaaaaaaaaaaaagaattaaatgaaatcaaCTGTGTAGAGTTCTTAGTGTAGGACATAGTACAAAAGTATACTGTTATCTCCCAGGGCACCCAGTGCAAGGCTCTTTATCTCATCCCACTTGGGTGTACCTGGTTACCCTCAGTGACCCTCATTACTGCCAGATGTATGTTGTTTACATTACCCCTGCCTACTGTTCCTTTCCCTCACTAAGGCTGATTCTCAAGAGGGAATTCAAGAGAGAATGCCAATCTAACACTGTTCTTTTCTGTCCTCGTTGGTCACTCAGGCCTCAGGTACTTCTGCCCTCCCTTTGGTCTCCCTGTTCTTCTATGTGGTGACAGATGGCAAGGAAGTCCTACTACCAGAGGTTGGGGCCAAGGGGCAGTTGAAGTTCATCAGTGGGCACACCAGTGAACTTGGTGACTTCCGCTTTACACTTTTGCCACCAACCAGTCCAGGGGATACAGCCCCCAAGTATGGCAGGTAATTGGGGGAAAAGAATGTTGGGGGATGGAAGGGGTGGTTATTCCCATTTTCACCAGTCTCCATGTCCCCTGCCTGAGACCTCCCAACCTGACTCCTGAACACTTTGTATTTCTCTTTATAATGCCCACTGCCTTCTCTTGAATAATATTTCCTATTTATCTTCTCCCCTTCAAGCTACAATGTCTTCTGGACCTCCAACCCAGGACTGCCCCTGCTGACAGAGATGGTAAAGAGTCGCCTAAATAGCTGGTTTCAGCATCGGCCCCCAGGGGCCTCCCCTGAACGCTACCTCGGCTTGCCAGGATCCCTGAAGTGGGAGGACAGAGGTCCAAGTGGGCAAGGGCAGGGGCAGTTCTTGATACAGCAGGTGACCCTGAAAATTCCCATTTCCATAGAGTTTGTGTTTGAATCAGGCAGTGCCCAGGCAGGAGGAAATCAAGCCCTGCCAAGACTGGCAGGCAGTCTACTGACCCAGGCCCTGGAGAGCCATGCTGAAGCCTTTAGAGAGCGCTTTGAGAAGACCTTCCAGCTGAAGGAGAAGGGCCTGAGCTCTGGCGAGCAGGTTTTGGGTCAGGCTGCCCTCAGCGGCCTCCTTGGTGGAATTGGCTACTTCTACGGACAAGGGCTGGTATTGCCAGACATGGGGGTGGAAGGGTCTGAGCAGAAGGTGGACCCAGCCCTCTTTCCACCCGTACCTCTTTTTACAGCAGTGCCCTCCCGGTCATTCTTCCCACGAGGCTTCCTTTGGGATGAAGGCTTTCACCAGCTGGTGGTTCAGCGGTGGGATCCCTCCCTCACCCGGGAAGCCCTTGGCCACTGGCTGGGGCTGCTAAATGCTGATGGCTGGATTGGGAGGGAGCAGATACTGGGGGATGAGGCCCGAGCCCGGGTGCCTCCAGAATTCCTAGTACAACGAGCAGTCCACGCCAACCCCCCAACCCTACTTTTGCCTGTAGCCCATATGCTAGAGGTTGGTGACCCTGACGACTTGGCTTTCCTCCGAAAGGCCTTGCCCCGCCTGCATGCCTGGTTTTCCTGGCTCCATCAGAGCCAGGCAGGCCCACTGCCACTATCTTACCGCTGGCGGGGACGGGACCCTGCCTTACCAACCTTACTGAACCCCAAGACCCTACCCTCTGGGCTGGATGACTACCCCCGGGCTTCACACCCTTCAGTAACCGAGCGGCACCTGGACCTGCGATGTTGGGTGGCACTGGGTGCCCGTGTGCTGACGCGGCTGGCAGAGCATCTGGGTGAGGCTGAGGTAGCTGCTGAGCTGGGCCCACTGGCTGCCTCACTGGAGGCAGCAGAGAGCCTGGATGAGCTGCACTGGGCCCCAGAGCTAGGAGTCTTTGCAGACTTTGGGAACCACACAAAAGCAGTACAGCTGAAGCCCAGGTCCCCTCAGGGGCTCGTTCGGGTGGTGGGTCGGCCCCAACCTCAACTGCAGTATGTAGATGCCCTTGGCTATGTCAGTCTTTTTCCCTTGCTGCTGCGACTGCTGGACCCCACCTCATCCCGCCTTGGGCCCCTGCTGGACATTCTAGCCGACAGCCGCCATCTCTGGAGCCCCTTTGGTTTACGCTCccttgcagcctccagctcctttTATGGCCAGCGCAATTCAGAGCATGATCCCCCCTACTGGCGGGGTGCTGTGTGGCTCAATGTCAACTACCTGGCTTTGGGAGCACTCCACCACTATGGGCATCTGGAGGGTCCTCACCAGGCTCGGGCTGCCAAACTCCACAGTGAGCTCCGTGCCAACGTGGTAGGCAATGTATGGCGCCAGTACCAGGCTACAGGCTTTCTTTGGGAGCAGTACAGTGACCGCGATGGGCGAGGCATGGGCTG
This genomic interval carries:
- the MOGS gene encoding mannosyl-oligosaccharide glucosidase isoform X2, whose product is MKTRSPKPLLTGLMWAQQGTTPGTPKLRHTCEQGDGVGPYGWEFHDGLSFGRQHIQDGALRLTTEFVKRPGGQHGGDWSWRVTVEPQASGTSALPLVSLFFYVVTDGKEVLLPEVGAKGQLKFISGHTSELGDFRFTLLPPTSPGDTAPKYGSYNVFWTSNPGLPLLTEMVKSRLNSWFQHRPPGASPERYLGLPGSLKWEDRGPSGQGQGQFLIQQVTLKIPISIEFVFESGSAQAGGNQALPRLAGSLLTQALESHAEAFRERFEKTFQLKEKGLSSGEQVLGQAALSGLLGGIGYFYGQGLVLPDMGVEGSEQKVDPALFPPVPLFTAVPSRSFFPRGFLWDEGFHQLVVQRWDPSLTREALGHWLGLLNADGWIGREQILGDEARARVPPEFLVQRAVHANPPTLLLPVAHMLEVGDPDDLAFLRKALPRLHAWFSWLHQSQAGPLPLSYRWRGRDPALPTLLNPKTLPSGLDDYPRASHPSVTERHLDLRCWVALGARVLTRLAEHLGEAEVAAELGPLAASLEAAESLDELHWAPELGVFADFGNHTKAVQLKPRSPQGLVRVVGRPQPQLQYVDALGYVSLFPLLLRLLDPTSSRLGPLLDILADSRHLWSPFGLRSLAASSSFYGQRNSEHDPPYWRGAVWLNVNYLALGALHHYGHLEGPHQARAAKLHSELRANVVGNVWRQYQATGFLWEQYSDRDGRGMGCRPFHGWTSLVLLAMAEDY
- the MOGS gene encoding mannosyl-oligosaccharide glucosidase isoform X1 produces the protein MARGERRRRAVPAEGVRTAERAARGGPGRRDGRGGGPRSTAGGVALAVVVLSLALGMSGRWVLAWYRARRAVTLHSAPPVLPADSSSPAVAPDLFWGTYRPHVYFGMKTRSPKPLLTGLMWAQQGTTPGTPKLRHTCEQGDGVGPYGWEFHDGLSFGRQHIQDGALRLTTEFVKRPGGQHGGDWSWRVTVEPQASGTSALPLVSLFFYVVTDGKEVLLPEVGAKGQLKFISGHTSELGDFRFTLLPPTSPGDTAPKYGSYNVFWTSNPGLPLLTEMVKSRLNSWFQHRPPGASPERYLGLPGSLKWEDRGPSGQGQGQFLIQQVTLKIPISIEFVFESGSAQAGGNQALPRLAGSLLTQALESHAEAFRERFEKTFQLKEKGLSSGEQVLGQAALSGLLGGIGYFYGQGLVLPDMGVEGSEQKVDPALFPPVPLFTAVPSRSFFPRGFLWDEGFHQLVVQRWDPSLTREALGHWLGLLNADGWIGREQILGDEARARVPPEFLVQRAVHANPPTLLLPVAHMLEVGDPDDLAFLRKALPRLHAWFSWLHQSQAGPLPLSYRWRGRDPALPTLLNPKTLPSGLDDYPRASHPSVTERHLDLRCWVALGARVLTRLAEHLGEAEVAAELGPLAASLEAAESLDELHWAPELGVFADFGNHTKAVQLKPRSPQGLVRVVGRPQPQLQYVDALGYVSLFPLLLRLLDPTSSRLGPLLDILADSRHLWSPFGLRSLAASSSFYGQRNSEHDPPYWRGAVWLNVNYLALGALHHYGHLEGPHQARAAKLHSELRANVVGNVWRQYQATGFLWEQYSDRDGRGMGCRPFHGWTSLVLLAMAEDY